The following coding sequences lie in one Spirochaetia bacterium 38H-sp genomic window:
- a CDS encoding dihydrolipoamide acetyltransferase family protein encodes MAEKILMIALSPTMEEGTIVEWHKKEGDNVETGDVICEVETDKATMDYESSQSGTLLRIIKQQGDKARVGEAIAIIGEEKEDITEILKEIENEKINPAPQEKKAKPAEKKQESETVEQKHTKPREEAPPASKPPTKEEKAPPTPGRIKASPLARKKAKEMGVDLRSIRGSGPDGRITVKDIENAKAITPQASLSNETKRIKGGIIPVSTMRATIAKRLSESKFTAPHFSVTISATADRLLNLRESINSKAEKKLSLNSFLIKLSAEALVRHPAILSSWEEENIRLFDTADIALAVALTEGLITPVVRSAESKTISEIDYELTDLIQRAKTSSLTPEEYTQAGFTISNLGSYGVEEFDAIINPPGSAILAVGAIKTEPIYDGETFRPAKIIRLTLSCDHRTIDGALAADFMRTLKAMIEEPAEALI; translated from the coding sequence ATGGCAGAAAAAATACTTATGATAGCCCTTTCTCCTACAATGGAAGAAGGAACAATCGTAGAGTGGCATAAAAAAGAAGGAGATAACGTAGAAACAGGCGATGTCATTTGCGAGGTAGAAACCGATAAAGCAACTATGGACTACGAGTCCTCACAAAGCGGAACACTACTTAGAATAATAAAACAGCAGGGGGATAAAGCTCGTGTGGGAGAGGCAATAGCCATAATTGGAGAAGAAAAAGAAGACATAACAGAAATTCTAAAAGAAATAGAAAACGAGAAGATAAATCCTGCACCTCAAGAAAAAAAAGCAAAACCCGCAGAAAAAAAACAAGAATCGGAAACAGTCGAACAAAAACATACAAAGCCAAGAGAAGAAGCACCACCCGCATCCAAGCCACCTACAAAAGAAGAAAAAGCCCCCCCAACTCCGGGTAGAATAAAGGCCAGTCCTCTTGCAAGAAAGAAGGCAAAAGAAATGGGAGTAGACCTGCGCAGCATAAGAGGAAGCGGTCCGGACGGAAGAATTACGGTAAAAGACATAGAGAATGCAAAGGCCATTACCCCACAGGCCTCATTATCCAATGAAACAAAGCGAATAAAAGGCGGCATCATACCTGTAAGCACAATGCGCGCAACAATAGCAAAACGGCTCTCAGAATCCAAGTTTACAGCTCCGCACTTTTCTGTCACGATATCCGCCACAGCAGACAGACTACTCAATCTAAGAGAAAGCATAAACAGCAAAGCAGAAAAAAAACTGTCGCTTAACTCCTTTCTCATAAAACTCTCTGCAGAAGCTCTGGTAAGACATCCTGCCATACTCTCAAGCTGGGAAGAAGAAAATATCAGACTTTTTGACACGGCGGACATAGCTCTGGCAGTAGCACTAACAGAGGGACTTATAACACCTGTAGTACGCTCCGCAGAGAGCAAGACAATAAGCGAGATAGATTATGAGCTTACAGACCTAATACAACGCGCAAAAACAAGCTCTCTTACACCAGAAGAATACACGCAGGCAGGCTTTACAATAAGTAATCTGGGAAGCTACGGTGTGGAGGAATTTGATGCAATCATAAATCCTCCCGGCTCTGCAATACTTGCGGTAGGTGCCATAAAAACAGAACCCATATATGACGGGGAAACATTTCGGCCTGCAAAAATCATACGGCTAACCCTCTCCTGCGACCATAGGACAATAGACGGAGCACTTGCAGCCGACTTTATGCGTACTCTAAAGGCAATGATAGAAGAACCCGCAGAAGCATTGATATA
- a CDS encoding pyruvate dehydrogenase complex E1 component subunit beta yields MAVISYREALNQAIDEEMARDENVFILGEEVGEYNGAYKVSRGLLAKYGEKRVIDTPIAELGFTGIGIGAAIAGLRPIVEWMTHNFAILAMDQVINNAAKMRHMSGGQIKVPIVFRGPNGPAEYLSSQHSQSLAAFWMHVPGLKVVAPATPYDAKGLLKSAIRDDDPVVMLEAELMYSWEGEVPEEEYLIPIGKADIKRQGKDVTLITYSKPLRTVLSVADKLAERGIDAEVIDLRSLRPLDTDTIFASVRKTHRAVVVDEAWPMGSPASFVAYAISRECFDELDAQVEIVTSEDVPMPYNHRLELAVQPSEEKISDAVAKVLYME; encoded by the coding sequence ATGGCAGTTATAAGCTACAGAGAGGCTCTAAACCAGGCCATTGACGAGGAAATGGCAAGGGACGAGAATGTCTTTATCCTTGGAGAAGAAGTAGGAGAATACAATGGAGCATACAAAGTAAGCCGTGGGCTTCTTGCAAAGTACGGAGAAAAACGTGTTATAGACACTCCTATTGCCGAGCTTGGATTTACGGGTATAGGTATAGGCGCAGCTATTGCAGGACTAAGACCAATAGTAGAATGGATGACACATAATTTTGCAATTCTTGCAATGGATCAGGTCATAAACAATGCAGCAAAGATGAGACACATGTCAGGGGGACAGATAAAAGTACCTATTGTGTTCCGCGGTCCCAATGGACCTGCGGAATATCTCTCTTCTCAACATTCACAGTCGCTTGCAGCATTCTGGATGCATGTCCCCGGGCTCAAGGTTGTGGCACCTGCCACGCCTTACGACGCAAAAGGGCTGTTGAAATCCGCTATAAGAGACGACGACCCTGTTGTGATGCTGGAAGCAGAGCTTATGTACTCTTGGGAAGGAGAAGTTCCGGAGGAAGAATATCTTATTCCAATAGGAAAGGCAGACATAAAAAGACAGGGAAAGGATGTTACACTAATCACATATTCCAAACCCTTGAGAACAGTTCTCTCTGTCGCAGATAAACTCGCAGAGAGAGGAATTGACGCGGAGGTTATTGATTTGCGCTCATTACGACCGCTTGATACAGATACAATATTTGCCTCAGTAAGAAAAACACACCGTGCAGTTGTTGTGGATGAGGCATGGCCTATGGGAAGCCCTGCATCTTTTGTGGCCTATGCCATAAGTAGAGAATGCTTTGACGAGCTTGACGCACAAGTTGAGATTGTAACTTCTGAGGACGTACCCATGCCATATAATCACAGACTAGAACTGGCTGTACAACCATCAGAAGAAAAAATAAGCGATGCTGTAGCCAAGGTATTATATATGGAGTAA
- the pdhA gene encoding pyruvate dehydrogenase (acetyl-transferring) E1 component subunit alpha translates to MGVKKTNSAKVLNDSLYMSLLEKMLLIRIFEERAAQMYGLRKIGGFCHLYIGEEAVATGSIAAIDLKKDYVVTAYRDHGHALACGMDPKVLMAELFGKITGCSHGKGGSMHFFDTEKHFLGGNGIVGAQIPVATGVAFSQHYKETGGVTLVYFGDGAIHQGAFHESLNMAKIWNLPIVYICENNQWGMGTFWKKVSAVEDFYKMGAAYDIPGMQADGMDVLDVYEKTAKAVDIAKNGQPVLLEARTYRYKGHSMSDPAKYRTREELEAYKKQDPIGRLKTLMEEKNLIDDKAFDALHKKLKKIVDAAVEFAEKSEEPAIHTIYEDIYADKEAIWQL, encoded by the coding sequence ATGGGAGTAAAAAAAACAAACTCTGCAAAAGTGCTTAATGACTCCCTTTATATGTCTCTTCTGGAAAAGATGCTTCTTATAAGGATTTTTGAGGAGAGGGCCGCACAAATGTATGGTTTACGCAAGATTGGCGGCTTTTGCCATCTGTATATAGGAGAAGAAGCTGTGGCTACAGGCTCAATCGCAGCAATAGACCTTAAGAAAGATTATGTTGTAACGGCTTATAGGGACCATGGTCATGCTCTTGCCTGCGGTATGGACCCTAAGGTTCTTATGGCTGAGCTTTTTGGCAAAATAACGGGATGCAGCCATGGCAAGGGTGGCTCTATGCATTTCTTTGATACAGAGAAGCATTTTCTCGGCGGCAACGGTATTGTCGGTGCACAGATTCCTGTTGCAACAGGAGTTGCCTTTTCTCAACATTATAAAGAGACAGGCGGAGTTACACTTGTTTACTTCGGTGATGGAGCAATTCACCAGGGTGCATTTCATGAGTCATTAAATATGGCAAAAATATGGAACCTCCCTATTGTCTATATTTGTGAAAACAACCAGTGGGGTATGGGTACCTTTTGGAAAAAGGTTTCTGCTGTGGAAGATTTTTACAAAATGGGCGCAGCTTATGACATTCCCGGCATGCAAGCAGATGGTATGGATGTTTTGGATGTTTACGAGAAGACAGCAAAAGCCGTTGACATTGCAAAAAATGGACAGCCAGTTCTTCTTGAAGCAAGGACTTACCGATACAAGGGTCATTCTATGAGTGATCCTGCCAAGTACAGAACCAGAGAAGAGCTTGAGGCTTATAAAAAGCAGGACCCTATAGGCCGACTAAAGACCCTTATGGAAGAGAAGAACCTCATAGATGATAAGGCCTTTGACGCTCTGCATAAGAAACTAAAGAAGATTGTGGATGCTGCTGTAGAGTTTGCAGAAAAAAGCGAGGAGCCTGCAATCCATACTATTTACGAGGATATATATGCGGACAAGGAGGCAATATGGCAGTTATAA
- a CDS encoding pyridoxamine 5'-phosphate oxidase family protein, translating to MTKDEVLAILEELVESNRSGVFVSVGEDGFPDARWMTAAFLRGEHRDIYAVTSPSDKKVTQVSANPNVLWLLERKGHREVFRVKARATVVENPALLSQVLETLGGSLNLFWQVHGSVDEFAVLECNITSVEYQRPLDAYTEVFSWE from the coding sequence ATGACAAAAGATGAGGTTCTTGCCATTCTGGAAGAGCTTGTGGAGTCCAATAGGTCAGGTGTTTTTGTTTCCGTGGGTGAGGACGGCTTCCCGGATGCGAGATGGATGACAGCGGCCTTTCTGAGAGGAGAGCACAGGGATATCTATGCCGTAACTTCTCCATCTGACAAAAAGGTAACACAAGTTTCTGCAAATCCCAATGTATTGTGGCTTCTGGAGCGTAAAGGACACAGGGAGGTTTTCCGTGTAAAAGCACGGGCGACTGTTGTTGAGAATCCTGCCCTGCTCTCTCAGGTGCTCGAGACTCTTGGCGGTTCTCTCAACTTGTTTTGGCAGGTCCACGGGTCTGTGGATGAGTTTGCTGTCCTGGAATGTAACATCACTTCGGTAGAATATCAACGTCCTCTGGATGCTTATACGGAGGTATTCTCATGGGAGTAA